Within the Chthonomonadales bacterium genome, the region TGCGGCTGGCGCAGGGCGGCGAGGTTCGTGTCACGGCGCTGCAGTCGACCGGCACTGGCGGCTCGCGCTTCGACAACGTGACCGTGCTCGGCGCGGGTGTGGACTCGCGCTTGACTGACCGCGTGACCCTGACCGGCGAGTGGGCGAAGACGATGACCGGCACCGGCCGCGACATCGCCAACGTCACCAGCGGCCAGAATACGGCCATCACCGGTCTCGTGGGCTACACCTCCGGCGGCTTCAACCTGAGCGCCGGCTACAAGTACATCGATCCGCTCTACTACGCCCCTGGCTACTGGGGACGGATCGGCAACTGGCTGAATCCCACCAACATCCAGGGCCCGGTGTTCCGCGCGGGCTACGACTTCTCGCCCTCGTTCGGCCTCAACGTCGGCGGCGACTTCTACAGCGGCGCCCGCAACGGCCGCAGGAACTCGCTGTCCATGGACGATGAGGTGAACCGGGTGCTCGTGGGTGTACGCTGGGATCTGTCCCGGAACTTCCGCACGACCCTTGACTGGGAGGGCGTCTACTGGAGCCTGACCAGTGGTATGGACGGCGGCAACTACGGCACCGGACGCTTCCACCCGACCGAGCACTACATCACGCTCGGCACCGGGTACAACCTGAACGACACCACGCTGCTCAAGCTCGGCTACCAGATCGGCTCGTTCGACGGCCGTGGCACGCTGAGCGGCGGCGGCGGCGCGGGTACGAGGTACAACTTCAACGTGTTCACCAGCCAGGTCGCCGTTAAGTTCTAGGGCCTGGTCCGACGACATGAGGCAGCCCCCGCCCGGTCTCCGGGCGGGGGCCTTTTCCTGCGTTCGGCCAGGAACGCCGACGGGACGCGCCTGGCGCCGCGCAGGAGATCACGGCCGCGGCGCGTAAACGGATGCTGCCGCGCATCGGGCGCGCGGCCCCGTCTGGCCGTACCCAGGAGTCACGTCATGCGCCGCGCCAACGCAGCGCTCGCGATCGCGGTCGCCGCGCTCGCCGCCTGCTCCGTCCTCGCGGTCACCTCCCGCGCGCGCCAGAGCCACCCTCGCACCGGCGCCGCCATCACCCTGCCCGGCGCCGACGGCGGCGGCGTGCTCCTCCACAGCGGCTGGCGCATCTCGCCGGCCGGCCGCCACTCGCCTTTCGGCGACATGCTGCTGGGGGGCGCGATCAGCCCGGACGGGCGCACGCTTGCCATCGCCAATTGCGGGTACGGCGCGCACGCGCTGAACCTGCTCGACGTGGCAAGCGAGAAGACCATCGCCACGCTGCGCGTTCCGAAGGCCTGGCGAGGTATCGCATGGACGCCCGACAGCCGGGGCCTCTACATGTCCGCCGGACCCGCCAACCCGCTCTGCGACGTCTACCGGTTTCGCTCGGTAAACGGCGGCGAGTGGCAACGCGGCGAGGGGATCCGGCTGGCCACCCCGGCATCTCTTGACCGCTGCGTGGCCGGTCTGGCCCTCTCCCGCGACGGCTCGCGGCTCTACGCGCTTAACATGCCCGATGGCCGTCTCTACGTGCTCGATTCGGCCTCCGGCAAGGAGTTGAGCCATGTCGAGGTGGGGCTTCGCCCCGCGGCGTGCGCCCTTGCGCCAGGCGGCGACGCGCTGCACGTGGCCAACTGGGGCGGCGGTGAGGTGGTGACCGTGGCGCTCGCGGGCCCCGGGGCGCCGCGCGTGAGCGCGCGCATCAGGACGCCGCCGCACCCCAACGACATCGCGGTCGGCGCTGGAGCCCGTCTCTACGTGAGCTGCGGAAACGCGAACACCGTGGCGGTGCTGGATGCTGGACGCGGGCGGCAGGTCGAGGCCATATGCGTCGCGCTCAGCCCCCGTGCGCCGGTCGGCACCACGCCGAACGCACTCGCCCTCTCGCCGGATCGACGCACCCTCTACGTGGCCAACGCCGACAACAACAGCGTGTGCGTGGTCGACGTAGCCGACCGGCCCGCGCCCCGCGATGGCGATCATCACGATGAGCTGCCCTCGGGGCGCGGCCCGGCGCCGAGCCGTGTCCTCGGTTTCATACCGACCGGGTGGTACCCGAGCGCCGTCTGCGTCACGCCGCCGGGAGACCGCATCATCGTCTGCAGCGGCAAGGGCATGGGTACTCGATCGAACCCGGCCCGCGTGCCGATCAACCCGATCGTGCCGGCAGGATTCGAGTACATCGCCCGGCAGCTCTCGGGAATGGTGTCGTTCGTGGACCGGCCGAGCCTGACGGCGCTCGCGCGCTACACGCGAGAGGTGGTGGGCAACACGCCCTACCGCGATGAGCTGATCGGTCGGGCCGCCGCGCGGCGCGAGACGGCCGTGCCCGCGCGGGTGGGCGAGCACAGCCCGATCCGGTACGTCCTCTACATCATCAAGGAAAACCGCACCTACGACCAGTTGTTCGGCGATGTGCCGCGCGGCAACGGCGACCCCTCCCTCTGCCTGTTCGGGCGCGAGGTAACGCCGAACCACCACGCCCTCGCCGAGCAGTTCGTGCTGCTGGATAACCTCTACTGCAACGGGGAGGTGTCGCAGGACGGCCATCCGTGGAGCACGGCGGCCTACGTGACCGACTTCACGCAGCGCTCATGGGTGCTCGGTTACTCCGGCAAGGGGAGGCTTCCCGGTGGCAACGAGCTGACCGACTCGAGCGGCGGGTTCATCTGGGAGGCCTGCCGGCGCCGGGGCCTGTCGGTCCGGTCGTACGGGGAGTATTCCGGCCACCCGAGCCTCGAGGGCAATGAGAGCCTGGCATACGTGGGCAAGGCCGGCCCGGGCAGCGCCCCGCCGGGCCGCGACACGGACCGCGCCGACGTCTTCATCCGCGAGTTCCGCGAGTTCGAGCGCACAGGCAAGGTCCCGCGCTTCATCGTCATCTCGCTCGGCGAGGACCACACGCGCGGAACGGCGCCCGGCGCCAACACGCCCAAGGCCTGTGTCGCCTCCAACGACCTGGCGCTCGGGCGCATCGTGGAGGCGGTGTCGCGGAGCCGCATCTGGAAGGAGTGCGCCATCTTGGTGATCGAGGACGACGCGCAGAACGGCCCCGACCACGTGGACGCGCACCGCACCGCCGGCCTGCTGATCGGCCCGTACGTGCGGCGCGGACACCTCGACAGCACGATGTACACGACGACGTCGATGCTGCGCACGATGGAGCTGATCCTCGGCCTTCCGCCGCTCTCCCAGTACGACGCGGGCGCGGCGCCGATGTACGCCAGCTTCACCACCAGGGCGGACCTGACCCCCTACACGGCGCTGCCAGCGCGCATCGACCTTGAGGCGCGCAACCTGGCGTCGGCTTACGGGGCCGCGCAGTCGGCCCGTATGGACTGGAGCGAGTACGACCGCATCGATGAGGACGCCCTGAACCGCATCCTGTGGCACAGCATCAAGGGGGCCGACGCGCCGTACCCGGCGCCTGTGCGCAGCGCGACGACGGCGGTGCGCCTGGCCGCGGCGGCTCGGGCGAGCGAAGGGCGCTAGGCACGTGCAAACGACCGGGGGCGCGGGAAGCGAGCGGGCCGCCGGCAGGCGGACTGCGGAAATGGGCCCGGCAGGATTCGAACCTGCGATCAATCAGTTATGAGCCGACTGCCTTAACCGCTAGGCTACGGGCCCGAGGCTTCACCAGTGTACCCGATCGGGCCGCGTGCGGCAAGGCGCGCGATGCCGCCGCGTGCGCGCGAGGCGGTCCCGCCGCCAGGTGGAGGTTGCCATGGCCGACCGTCTGCGGCTTGGCTGGCGCGTGAACCGCTACCTCTGGCTGACGCTGCTCTTCATCGCCGCCTACCTGCCGTACGCCGCGGCACAGGGTCGCCTGAGCATCCCGTTGGCGGCGGCCTACGGGCTGTTCGCGCTCGGCGTCGCAAACGGAGCGCTCCGCACCTACAGCGCCTGGAAGCTCGGCGGATGGAACGACGAGCGGCGCGGGTGGCTGTTCAACCTCGTCGACATCGGGCTTATCGCGCTCGCCGTGCGTGTGACGGGCGGCGTCGAGAGCGACCTCTGGCTGCTCTACTTCGTCGTGCTCGTCTCCGAGGCGCTCTACACGCGTCGCCGCGAGACGCGGCTGCTGCTGGCGGCGCTTGCGGCGAGCTACCTGGCGGCGACGTGGCCCTACGGCCGGGCCCTCGACGCCAACTACGCGTTGAGTGCGGCGGCGCGGGTGTTCTTCCTGTATCTGGTCGGCGAGTTCGCGCGGCAGCTCACTGAGATCCGCGAGGAGCGTAACCGCGAGCTCGCGCTGCTTCGCGAGCAGGTCGCTACCGGCGAGGAGCGCGCCCGAATCGCGCGCGAAGTGCACGACGGTCTGGGCCACGCGCTCGTCGCCGTCATCCTGCGGCTCGAGCTGTGCTCCAGGCTCATCGGGCGTGACCCGGCTCAGGCCGAGCAGATCCTGGGCGAGGAGGTCCCTGCGCTGCGCGCGGCGTGGAACCAGGGCCGCGACCTGGCGTTCCACCTCAGGCCGTGGGGCGTCGGCGATGGCCGGCTATGCGAGGGGATTCGCTCACAGATCGCCCGGTTCGCCCAGCGCACCGGCATCGTCGTGGAGGTAGAAACGCCCGAGGACGAGCCGGAGTTGGCGCCGGCGGCCGCGATGGCGCTCGCCGGCGCCGTGCAGGAGGCGCTTACGAACGTGGCGCGCCACTCGCGGGCCGGCCACGCGTGGGTGCGGGTGGAGCACCGGGGCGACCGCCTTCATGTCGTGGTGGACGATGACGGCATCGGGCCGCTGGAGCGTCCGGCGGGGGCCGGCGAGGGGCTCCTGGGTATGGACGAGCGAGCGCGCGCCGTGGGAG harbors:
- a CDS encoding sensor histidine kinase; the protein is MADRLRLGWRVNRYLWLTLLFIAAYLPYAAAQGRLSIPLAAAYGLFALGVANGALRTYSAWKLGGWNDERRGWLFNLVDIGLIALAVRVTGGVESDLWLLYFVVLVSEALYTRRRETRLLLAALAASYLAATWPYGRALDANYALSAAARVFFLYLVGEFARQLTEIREERNRELALLREQVATGEERARIAREVHDGLGHALVAVILRLELCSRLIGRDPAQAEQILGEEVPALRAAWNQGRDLAFHLRPWGVGDGRLCEGIRSQIARFAQRTGIVVEVETPEDEPELAPAAAMALAGAVQEALTNVARHSRAGHAWVRVEHRGDRLHVVVDDDGIGPLERPAGAGEGLLGMDERARAVGGTFHFGPRPEAGARVVVTVPTRSPSGAAH
- a CDS encoding bifunctional YncE family protein/alkaline phosphatase family protein, whose protein sequence is MRRANAALAIAVAALAACSVLAVTSRARQSHPRTGAAITLPGADGGGVLLHSGWRISPAGRHSPFGDMLLGGAISPDGRTLAIANCGYGAHALNLLDVASEKTIATLRVPKAWRGIAWTPDSRGLYMSAGPANPLCDVYRFRSVNGGEWQRGEGIRLATPASLDRCVAGLALSRDGSRLYALNMPDGRLYVLDSASGKELSHVEVGLRPAACALAPGGDALHVANWGGGEVVTVALAGPGAPRVSARIRTPPHPNDIAVGAGARLYVSCGNANTVAVLDAGRGRQVEAICVALSPRAPVGTTPNALALSPDRRTLYVANADNNSVCVVDVADRPAPRDGDHHDELPSGRGPAPSRVLGFIPTGWYPSAVCVTPPGDRIIVCSGKGMGTRSNPARVPINPIVPAGFEYIARQLSGMVSFVDRPSLTALARYTREVVGNTPYRDELIGRAAARRETAVPARVGEHSPIRYVLYIIKENRTYDQLFGDVPRGNGDPSLCLFGREVTPNHHALAEQFVLLDNLYCNGEVSQDGHPWSTAAYVTDFTQRSWVLGYSGKGRLPGGNELTDSSGGFIWEACRRRGLSVRSYGEYSGHPSLEGNESLAYVGKAGPGSAPPGRDTDRADVFIREFREFERTGKVPRFIVISLGEDHTRGTAPGANTPKACVASNDLALGRIVEAVSRSRIWKECAILVIEDDAQNGPDHVDAHRTAGLLIGPYVRRGHLDSTMYTTTSMLRTMELILGLPPLSQYDAGAAPMYASFTTRADLTPYTALPARIDLEARNLASAYGAAQSARMDWSEYDRIDEDALNRILWHSIKGADAPYPAPVRSATTAVRLAAAARASEGR